In Exiguobacterium sibiricum 7-3, a genomic segment contains:
- a CDS encoding Cof-type HAD-IIB family hydrolase: MRLFAIDLDGTLLHSTHMISERNVTAVKRCQENGDIVVIATGRAAFDAAYLLRLHRLDCPIIGSNGAEIRAECEGITIRKNTYVPSDESEAILNCLLKQDVYLQIYLEDEILLTFDATDRLMKQIKKEQRTNPLFQADEFLKSVQPQLTQYGVREVTDFSDVDLAKVMKFMIVSPKAVVLKRIENDLSSRNCTVTSSGPFNLEVTASGSDKGMALQQFAERLGISLTATVAIGDHHNDLPMFRVATTSIAMGNAEDAVKRQATDETGHHDDDGVAMALETFCSIQVRHKGVQDGKYY, from the coding sequence ATGCGCTTATTTGCCATTGATTTAGACGGCACCTTGTTACACTCAACTCATATGATTTCAGAACGAAATGTCACAGCCGTCAAGCGATGTCAGGAGAACGGAGATATCGTCGTGATCGCGACAGGGCGAGCGGCGTTTGATGCAGCGTATTTGTTACGGCTCCACCGGTTGGATTGTCCAATTATCGGTTCAAACGGAGCAGAAATCCGGGCAGAATGCGAAGGGATAACGATACGGAAAAATACTTATGTCCCCTCTGACGAGAGCGAAGCGATCTTGAACTGTTTGCTGAAGCAGGACGTATATCTTCAAATTTACTTGGAAGACGAAATTCTGTTGACGTTTGATGCGACGGATCGACTGATGAAACAAATCAAAAAGGAACAGAGAACCAATCCGTTGTTTCAAGCTGACGAATTCCTTAAATCCGTACAGCCGCAATTGACGCAATACGGCGTCCGGGAAGTAACGGATTTCTCAGACGTCGATTTAGCGAAAGTCATGAAGTTCATGATTGTAAGTCCAAAAGCTGTCGTACTGAAACGGATCGAAAACGACTTATCGTCACGAAACTGCACCGTTACAAGCTCCGGCCCATTTAACCTTGAGGTGACGGCGAGCGGAAGCGATAAGGGAATGGCGTTGCAACAATTTGCTGAACGGTTGGGGATTTCACTGACAGCAACCGTAGCGATTGGCGATCACCACAATGACCTGCCGATGTTTCGGGTCGCCACAACAAGTATTGCGATGGGGAATGCGGAAGACGCCGTTAAACGACAGGCGACGGACGAGACAGGACATCATGATGACGATGGAGTTGCCATGGCTTTAGAAACGTTCTGTTCGATTCAAGTCAGACATAAAGGAGTACAGGATGGCAAATATTACTGA
- a CDS encoding LacI family DNA-binding transcriptional regulator, protein MANITEIAKAAGVSRSTVSRVLNNQPYVIAEKREAVLQAMKQLDYRPNQNAVHLSRGKTNVIGVMVPQINHPFFSQLIEGIGIACAERNISMLIHQTFNDREQEQQSFTQLRHKQIDGLIIGSSVSPSEVLERVQRDGPVVVCEQRDGNIAQVSVDHQSGILAVLSHLVKRGHTSLGLCLGNPASGVGMIRRHTFEAFVHENGIRVSPDWYFEENYSFADGQDVMKRLLKLTDRPTAIIVGNDYVAAGIIHQAKQGGINIPEMLAVTGFDNQAIAEAMRMTTVAQPIERLGKEAVQVLDQLAQGKEMPVSQPMPLELIVRETT, encoded by the coding sequence ATGGCAAATATTACTGAAATCGCAAAGGCAGCCGGTGTTTCCCGCTCGACGGTCTCCCGTGTGTTGAACAATCAGCCGTATGTCATTGCTGAGAAACGGGAGGCCGTCTTACAGGCAATGAAGCAACTGGATTACCGACCGAATCAAAACGCGGTTCATTTATCCCGCGGCAAAACAAATGTCATCGGAGTGATGGTCCCGCAAATCAACCATCCGTTTTTCAGTCAATTGATTGAAGGAATCGGTATCGCCTGTGCCGAGCGGAATATCTCGATGCTCATTCATCAAACGTTTAATGACAGGGAACAGGAACAGCAGTCATTTACACAACTGCGGCATAAGCAAATCGACGGGCTGATCATCGGCTCATCGGTCAGTCCGTCGGAAGTACTCGAGCGTGTCCAACGCGATGGTCCGGTCGTTGTCTGTGAACAGCGGGATGGTAACATCGCGCAAGTCTCTGTTGATCATCAAAGCGGGATTTTGGCAGTGTTGTCTCATTTAGTGAAACGGGGACATACTTCTCTTGGACTGTGTCTCGGAAATCCGGCGAGTGGCGTCGGAATGATTCGTCGTCATACTTTTGAAGCATTCGTTCATGAAAACGGGATACGTGTGTCGCCGGACTGGTATTTTGAGGAGAACTATTCCTTTGCGGATGGACAGGACGTGATGAAACGCTTGCTGAAACTGACGGACAGACCAACTGCCATCATCGTCGGGAATGATTACGTTGCTGCCGGCATCATTCATCAGGCGAAACAAGGAGGGATTAACATTCCGGAGATGCTTGCTGTGACCGGTTTTGACAATCAGGCGATTGCGGAGGCAATGAGGATGACAACCGTTGCCCAACCGATTGAACGACTCGGAAAAGAAGCGGTCCAAGTGCTTGATCAGTTGGCCCAGGGAAAAGAAATGCCCGTCAGTCAGCCGATGCCACTCGAACTGATCGTGCGTGAAACGACATGA
- a CDS encoding barstar family protein, which yields MKTVEIDVTAIRSASELHRLLKQKLNFPSHYGENWDAFWDLITDPEDAGLPDEIIWIGFSALQRKQPKEAEHLLVCLDDYHQEMELQPCMSTFLENTD from the coding sequence ATGAAAACCGTTGAAATAGACGTCACCGCAATCCGGTCAGCAAGCGAGCTGCACCGGCTGTTAAAACAGAAACTAAACTTCCCTTCACATTATGGGGAAAACTGGGATGCATTTTGGGATCTCATCACCGACCCGGAAGACGCCGGTTTACCGGACGAAATCATTTGGATTGGCTTTTCAGCGCTCCAACGAAAGCAGCCGAAAGAAGCGGAACATTTATTAGTGTGTCTGGATGACTACCATCAGGAAATGGAACTTCAGCCATGTATGTCGACTTTCTTGGAAAATACGGATTGA
- a CDS encoding histidine phosphatase family protein, with amino-acid sequence MTTIYLARHAESPKTDLNEWKRGLTDAGLIAAQSVTTYLKDEKIDLFFSSPYQRSLLTIEGAARCFGKEILIEEDLRECAFSGQHQTIPQADIYPLVRQMFANHAFSRDGSETFQSCQHRGVQALTSILQNHPGKRIVIGTHGLIMTAILNYFDPKYDFDFLLQTTKPDMYQLTFTGTELVNLSRIKLPTYD; translated from the coding sequence ATGACTACCATTTATCTCGCACGCCACGCCGAGTCTCCGAAAACCGATTTGAATGAATGGAAACGCGGCTTGACTGATGCCGGACTGATTGCCGCGCAATCTGTCACAACCTACTTAAAAGATGAAAAGATCGACCTGTTTTTCTCCAGTCCGTATCAACGTTCGTTGTTGACGATTGAAGGAGCAGCACGCTGTTTCGGGAAAGAGATCTTGATTGAAGAAGACTTGCGGGAATGTGCGTTTTCCGGGCAACATCAAACGATACCGCAAGCTGATATATATCCACTCGTCCGACAGATGTTTGCCAATCATGCTTTTTCACGCGACGGCTCGGAAACGTTTCAATCCTGTCAGCACCGCGGTGTTCAAGCGTTGACCTCCATCCTGCAAAATCATCCCGGAAAACGAATCGTCATCGGCACGCACGGATTGATCATGACGGCAATTCTTAACTACTTTGATCCAAAATACGATTTTGATTTCCTGCTGCAGACGACCAAACCCGATATGTATCAACTTACCTTTACAGGGACAGAACTCGTGAACCTGTCACGCATCAAGTTACCGACTTACGATTGA